Genomic segment of Synechococcus sp. A18-25c:
CGGGTGCTGGTGCACCTGGAAACCAACGCCGGAGTCTTGGGGAAGTGCATCCAGCAGAACTCGGTTCTGGAAGGCTCCCTGAAGAGTAGGCACGCCCTCGAGGCTGTAACCAGGGCCGCAGCGCATCAGCACCTGACCGCGCCAGATACGGTCGGGAGCCGGTCCAACGGCATAGACGATCACCCGATCGCCACGGGCCTGAGGATCGTGAGCTTGGGTGGCAATGGCGAGCACGGGCCGTCGTCCTGCCATGGGGCAGGGCCACCGCATCGAAAGCGGCGGATCCACCATCCAGCCGTGGGCCAAGGCCAGTTCCGCGCGGATCAGCTCGAGGCTGCGTTGCTGCCGGCTCGTTTCACGCAAGCTTTGCGCCATGGCCTGCCCCAAGCGCAGGTCTGCACCAATGAGCCGGAGCAGCAGGGCAAACAACAGGCTGCCGAGGCTGAGGGCCAACATCAGCTCCAGCAGGGTGAATCCCATGGTCTTGATCGGCCGCACACGCCATCGCATCGGCTCAAGCCTCCTGCGGATCGGGCAGGCAACGCCGACTGCTGAGACGTTGCCCTTGCACTGGCGGGCCTCCTTGGTAGTGGCCGAGCCTGCTCACCCCCAGGGGAAGACTCACCACCAAACAACGGGTGTGATCCAGGCGCCCGTGGCTCAACACCGTGGTGCCGCCATCCAGCAGCAGCCCGTTGGCCGTCACGCGCACAACGGCCGGCAAGTTGGTGTGCAACAGGATCGGTCCCTGGTGGAGGGCCTCCTGCAACGCCACAGACACTCCAGGACAGGACGGCAATCCACCCGGAAGCGCCTCCTGCTCTGGGGCACTCCAAGCATCACGCTTCAATGCAATGCCGCAGGCCATCTGCTCCCGTCGCGCCACTGAGCGGGCCCGCTCCAAACCAAGCAACAGACGACGGGCGGCGGCATCGAGCTGCAACCGATCACGGTCGCTTCCGCTGGTGACCAAGGGAAGCGACGCCGTCACTCCCAGCAAAGCCACCACGCAGAGCAGCTCAATCAACGTGAATCCGGTCTGAGAACGGGTCATGACCGGCACAGTCCAAAAGCAGCAGGGCTGAGCAGCTGACGGCGCCGGATCAGCACGGAACCGTCGTCATCCACCAGCGCGAGCTCCTGCCAGAGGCCGCG
This window contains:
- a CDS encoding GspH/FimT family protein — its product is MTRSQTGFTLIELLCVVALLGVTASLPLVTSGSDRDRLQLDAAARRLLLGLERARSVARREQMACGIALKRDAWSAPEQEALPGGLPSCPGVSVALQEALHQGPILLHTNLPAVVRVTANGLLLDGGTTVLSHGRLDHTRCLVVSLPLGVSRLGHYQGGPPVQGQRLSSRRCLPDPQEA
- a CDS encoding prepilin-type N-terminal cleavage/methylation domain-containing protein; amino-acid sequence: MRWRVRPIKTMGFTLLELMLALSLGSLLFALLLRLIGADLRLGQAMAQSLRETSRQQRSLELIRAELALAHGWMVDPPLSMRWPCPMAGRRPVLAIATQAHDPQARGDRVIVYAVGPAPDRIWRGQVLMRCGPGYSLEGVPTLQGAFQNRVLLDALPQDSGVGFQVHQHPFLPVLELEIQQELPAASGGSRILRRRLAA